The Vicinamibacteria bacterium genome has a segment encoding these proteins:
- a CDS encoding MtrB/PioB family decaheme-associated outer membrane protein — MRNLVLLTGALGLAAAITAAAGPQASAPDPGPSPSPTPSPAPPQAWRLYSNRRIDARLQPNAGLHPPALFPLYSPETPDFTGDVRSGPDISIKASLTTLGIWNRSTSLFGVEGNAVSSKFEEFRDLREGVNAGLEAHARKEDAYLDVVGRHLGLADQDLILEGGRAGALALKLLYDETPHNYAFGARSLFSGVGTASLRISDRIRADLQGSSSEADALKKLADYVAGSGHDVDLGLQRKKVGGEVTLLSTYPITIRAQGSNEARNGVRPFSESFGFANFVEVPWPVNYDTTDARVSAEYARPESRIQATIAYRFSRFDEHNPSLTFDNPFRLTDSTDPLLGLPAFISSYQAGPATGRSALYPSNSSHSIDGTLVVSRLPYGTSISALFSASFLRQDEPLLPFTTNSAIVAGAFSNPGTEGGTAPFNAADPANLPARTANAAINTENLQVRVSSKPLQDLSLTAQYRFYNLDNQSAPFRIPGLVREDAEWRVPGNPSAFFGPLPIAYDKHTASLSAAWDLNQKVRLGGSYTFERINRSFREVAWMNDHHLKTSLDLKPLAWLELRGSYEYIRRDTAPYLGSQSYVAHGETIPGAGVLPYLRKFDEAERRTNQGQAVVTVTPSDRLTLSSSVLYGKDDYPSSFAGLSLARRDEYGVDVSYVLTDRLSVYAAYTFEKFRYEMAGRQWTPGGISDPYLSETGLASNSNWAAEPLDRYHTVGLGAEAQLIPKALRLNVSYTFSRTRGRIGLSSPLGTPANDVNPFVPVSFDNVDNVDFHNLSADLEWTIDKRASLAAGYIFEKYRIDDYNYSGFTYTPASPSFLGLPVATSGLLMGGMLPWPYHTSVAYVRLRVGM; from the coding sequence ATGAGAAACTTGGTCTTGCTCACGGGCGCACTCGGGCTTGCCGCCGCCATCACTGCCGCCGCGGGGCCCCAAGCGTCCGCACCGGACCCCGGGCCGTCTCCGTCCCCGACACCCTCCCCCGCCCCGCCGCAGGCTTGGCGCCTCTATTCGAATCGGCGGATCGACGCACGGCTCCAGCCCAACGCGGGACTCCATCCGCCCGCGCTGTTCCCACTCTACTCGCCCGAGACCCCGGACTTCACGGGTGACGTCCGTTCTGGACCGGACATTTCAATCAAGGCGTCCCTCACAACCCTCGGCATCTGGAACCGGTCGACGTCCCTCTTCGGCGTTGAGGGCAACGCGGTTTCTTCCAAGTTCGAGGAATTCCGCGACTTACGGGAGGGCGTCAACGCAGGGCTCGAGGCACACGCCCGAAAGGAGGACGCCTACCTGGACGTGGTCGGGCGCCACCTTGGACTCGCAGACCAGGATCTGATCCTCGAAGGGGGGCGCGCGGGGGCCCTCGCCTTGAAGCTCCTCTACGACGAGACGCCCCACAACTACGCTTTCGGCGCACGGTCGCTGTTTAGCGGAGTGGGGACGGCTTCTCTCAGGATCAGCGACCGCATCCGGGCTGACCTCCAGGGCTCTTCGTCAGAGGCGGATGCCCTCAAGAAGCTGGCGGACTACGTGGCCGGTTCCGGCCACGACGTTGACCTCGGACTGCAGCGAAAGAAGGTGGGCGGCGAAGTCACACTGCTGTCCACCTATCCCATAACCATCCGCGCACAAGGTAGCAACGAGGCGCGCAATGGCGTGCGCCCGTTCTCCGAGTCGTTCGGCTTCGCCAACTTCGTGGAGGTCCCCTGGCCGGTAAATTACGACACGACCGACGCCCGGGTGAGCGCCGAGTATGCGCGGCCGGAAAGCCGGATCCAGGCCACGATCGCCTACCGCTTCTCGCGATTCGACGAGCACAATCCCTCCCTCACGTTCGACAATCCCTTCCGCCTCACGGATAGCACGGACCCGCTCCTGGGATTGCCGGCCTTCATCTCCAGCTACCAGGCGGGGCCGGCCACCGGCCGGTCCGCCCTCTATCCCAGCAACTCGAGCCACTCCATCGACGGCACCCTGGTCGTGAGCCGGCTCCCCTACGGGACGTCGATCTCGGCCCTCTTCTCGGCCAGCTTTCTGCGGCAGGACGAGCCTCTGCTCCCATTCACCACGAACAGCGCGATTGTGGCGGGTGCCTTCTCCAACCCCGGCACCGAAGGCGGCACGGCACCCTTCAACGCGGCCGATCCCGCCAACCTGCCCGCCCGGACCGCCAACGCGGCGATCAATACCGAGAACCTGCAGGTGCGCGTGAGCTCGAAGCCGCTCCAGGATCTGAGCCTGACCGCGCAGTACCGTTTCTACAACCTCGACAACCAGAGCGCACCCTTCCGGATCCCGGGCCTCGTCCGGGAGGACGCCGAGTGGCGTGTCCCGGGCAACCCCTCCGCCTTTTTCGGCCCGCTGCCGATCGCATACGACAAGCACACCGCTAGCCTGAGCGCGGCGTGGGACCTCAACCAGAAGGTGCGCCTAGGAGGCTCTTATACCTTCGAGCGCATCAACCGCAGCTTCCGCGAGGTGGCCTGGATGAATGACCACCACCTGAAGACATCCCTCGATCTGAAACCATTGGCCTGGCTCGAGCTGCGAGGGTCGTACGAGTACATCCGCCGGGACACTGCCCCCTACCTTGGCAGCCAGTCGTACGTCGCCCACGGAGAGACGATCCCCGGGGCCGGGGTACTGCCCTACCTCCGCAAGTTCGACGAGGCGGAGCGGAGGACGAACCAGGGTCAGGCGGTCGTGACGGTGACTCCTAGCGACCGCCTCACGCTCTCTTCCTCGGTCCTGTACGGGAAGGACGACTACCCCTCCTCCTTTGCCGGTCTGAGTCTCGCCCGACGCGACGAATACGGTGTCGACGTCAGCTACGTGCTGACCGACCGCCTGTCCGTGTACGCCGCCTACACGTTCGAGAAGTTCCGTTATGAGATGGCCGGCCGGCAATGGACCCCGGGCGGCATCAGCGACCCGTACCTGTCGGAGACGGGACTCGCCTCCAACAGCAACTGGGCCGCCGAGCCGCTCGATCGCTACCACACGGTCGGGCTCGGCGCAGAAGCGCAGCTCATACCGAAGGCCCTCCGCCTCAACGTCAGCTACACCTTCTCGCGCACTCGAGGCCGGATCGGGCTTTCGAGTCCGCTGGGCACGCCGGCCAACGACGTGAACCCCTTTGTGCCCGTGTCCTTCGACAACGTCGACAACGTCGACTTCCACAACCTAAGCGCCGACCTGGAGTGGACGATCGACAAGCGTGCCTCGTTGGCGGCGGGCTACATCTTCGAGAAGTATCGTATCGACGACTACAACTACTCCGGTTTCACCTACACGCCGGCCAGCCCCTCGTTCTTGGGTCTCCCCGTCGCGACCTCGGGCCTTCTGATGGGGGGCATGCTGCCATGGCCCTACCACACGAGCGTCGCCTACGTGCGGCTCCGAGTGGGGATGTGA
- a CDS encoding DmsE family decaheme c-type cytochrome: MRVRALLFGGLIAALSAAWVGAQAPEGAVPTLTPASVAPSPDAPQEARTYVGSTVCAQCHFNKFESYQNSPHSFKGDPRTPAARFECETCHGPGSAHVAGGGGRGIGAMRNFGAAMPPQAKNAVCLECHTRGPVALWAGSTHADRKMACTTCHQIHGGNAKLLAQPSQPQLCTQCHQQIRSALMKPSHHPIREEKMVCTSCHNPHGTQTDKLIAANSVNEKCLECHAEKRGPFLWEHPPVRESCLNCHDPHGTSHEPMLLVRKPQLCQRCHSNAQHAGGLYALSPQDRASGRTVYGSASQLLYRSCTNCHVMVHGSNHPSGKWFHR, encoded by the coding sequence ATGAGAGTTCGCGCGCTTCTGTTCGGCGGGCTCATTGCAGCCCTCTCCGCGGCCTGGGTCGGGGCCCAGGCACCGGAGGGAGCGGTGCCGACGCTCACACCAGCCAGTGTGGCTCCTAGCCCCGACGCGCCCCAAGAGGCGCGAACGTATGTGGGCTCGACCGTCTGTGCTCAGTGCCATTTCAACAAGTTCGAGAGCTACCAGAACAGCCCCCACAGCTTCAAAGGGGACCCTCGGACTCCGGCCGCCCGTTTCGAGTGCGAGACGTGCCACGGCCCCGGCAGCGCACACGTTGCGGGTGGAGGCGGGCGCGGCATCGGGGCCATGCGTAACTTTGGCGCAGCCATGCCCCCCCAGGCCAAGAACGCCGTCTGCCTGGAATGCCACACCCGCGGCCCCGTGGCCCTCTGGGCCGGCAGCACGCACGCGGACCGAAAGATGGCGTGCACGACCTGCCACCAGATCCATGGAGGCAACGCCAAGCTCCTGGCTCAGCCCTCCCAGCCCCAGCTCTGCACTCAGTGCCACCAGCAGATCCGTTCGGCTCTGATGAAGCCTTCCCACCATCCCATCCGCGAGGAGAAGATGGTCTGCACGAGCTGCCACAACCCCCACGGGACACAGACCGACAAGCTGATCGCAGCGAATTCCGTGAACGAGAAGTGCCTGGAATGCCACGCCGAGAAGCGCGGCCCCTTCCTGTGGGAGCACCCGCCGGTGCGGGAGAGCTGCCTCAACTGTCACGACCCGCACGGCACGTCACACGAACCGATGCTCCTCGTCCGCAAGCCGCAGCTCTGTCAGCGGTGCCACTCGAACGCGCAGCATGCGGGGGGGCTGTATGCGCTCAGCCCCCAGGACCGCGCCAGCGGGCGCACCGTCTACGGCTCCGCCAGCCAGCTCCTCTACCGCAGCTGCACGAATTGCCACGTGATGGTCCACGGCAGCAATCACCCCTCCGGCAAATGGTTCCACCGATGA
- a CDS encoding c-type cytochrome, producing MALDRQRHVGVALLLLAVVMAPHPTLKASVQDAPAGEACQGVTGSVGQIAATLSAVPRYGSTYVLVLSAGVGADVTSLDAPALKTVEIVVQAGPAGAAIVQAKGLKSRSYPLDGENLTKPIADLLAGRANAAVLWAPLAALGIDRFDPAGTLRMLNVGGPEPPPAPFSAPSPGAPDPCAINLAGLIEANGVVPAELFVPADIRRLIGRPPPVRDPEEARQGAALYANQCARCHGPHALAQTGALAPVDLLRSVRRFQYAGFEYIVLNGRAKNGMPPLRGTLSERQIASIYQYVRARSRGDLGPDQ from the coding sequence GTGGCCCTCGACCGCCAGCGGCACGTGGGCGTGGCGCTTCTGCTCCTCGCGGTCGTGATGGCGCCGCACCCGACGCTTAAGGCCAGCGTCCAGGACGCCCCCGCGGGCGAGGCGTGCCAGGGCGTTACCGGATCCGTCGGCCAAATCGCCGCGACCCTTTCCGCCGTACCCCGCTATGGCTCCACCTACGTTCTGGTCCTATCGGCGGGCGTGGGCGCGGATGTCACGTCGCTCGACGCGCCCGCTCTCAAGACCGTCGAGATCGTAGTTCAGGCCGGACCCGCGGGCGCCGCAATTGTCCAGGCGAAGGGCCTGAAATCGCGGTCCTACCCGCTCGACGGAGAGAACCTGACGAAGCCCATCGCCGACCTTCTCGCCGGCCGGGCGAATGCCGCCGTCCTCTGGGCGCCGCTGGCCGCCCTCGGCATCGATCGCTTCGACCCGGCGGGAACGCTCCGGATGCTGAACGTCGGCGGCCCGGAGCCGCCACCGGCCCCGTTCTCAGCCCCTTCCCCGGGCGCGCCCGACCCCTGCGCGATCAATCTTGCCGGCCTGATCGAGGCGAACGGCGTCGTCCCCGCGGAACTGTTCGTTCCGGCCGACATCCGAAGGCTCATAGGACGGCCGCCACCGGTTCGTGACCCTGAGGAGGCCCGGCAAGGGGCGGCACTCTATGCGAACCAGTGCGCGCGCTGCCACGGTCCGCACGCCTTGGCCCAGACGGGTGCGCTTGCGCCCGTGGACCTGCTCCGTTCCGTGCGCCGCTTCCAGTACGCCGGGTTCGAATACATCGTGCTCAACGGGCGGGCGAAGAACGGCATGCCCCCCCTGCGCGGGACGCTCAGCGAGCGGCAGATTGCTTCGATTTATCAATACGTTCGAGCAAGGAGCCGCGGTGATCTCGGCCCAGACCAGTAG